Proteins encoded together in one Branchiostoma lanceolatum isolate klBraLanc5 chromosome 11, klBraLanc5.hap2, whole genome shotgun sequence window:
- the LOC136444981 gene encoding RING finger protein nhl-1-like has translation MAESGLSHLTRLYVKISNSLSEEDVRNLRVILGRESLGQAKVEQATALEMFNMLEADNKIGNGNLKFLVEVLRGLGKGRLAEEAEKLEQEHRREGTESKGPEEVGKSSVKKKFPVEACVSEITRGMENLGRNLTAAGGKQGEQPKKDIKESSLFIINVEGPAVESLPCSVTVTADTVDGTVIPQIEVTSPQGKTTLLVIHTTAHTIHVDSAGLPPRPHTSPPLAAGKGQTSRVRRVWGGEWRPWESGKHTLGVCMGGIKDLGSLTVDVGSNNPVLRFGQWGGQQGQFDLPSDVAVRGDRLYVADTWNQRVQVFDLSGKFCLSFSTTENPHSLAVQTDGTIVVKSGEEVMKYSPSGELLHKFPLGEYCSEPFGLAVQRDGRVVVADYKKHSIFLFEAAGTLVKQVGGKGQGEGQFYGPHFVCVDKDDNIIVADRANSRVQVFDKDLNFKHKFGQEGRQPQDMWGPFGVSADSKGNIVLANGGDNPFMYVHVGGVHVKHGRKLQVFRPDGTWVSTISSDGDRLHTPQGVAVTEDGHVFVADMMDHCVRKYRYM, from the exons ATGGCTGAATCTGGACTCTCCCATCTTACTCGGCTGTACGTCAAGATTTCTAACAGCTTGTCAGAAGAAGATGTCAGAAATCTACGCGTTATTCTTGGCCGTGAAAGTCTTGGACAAGCAAAAGTGGAACAAGCGACAGCTCTCGAAATGTTCAACATGTTGGAGGCTGACAATAAGATTGGCAATGGCAACCTAAAGTTCCTTGTGGAGGTCTTGAGAGGTTTGGGGAAAGGAAGATTGGCAGAAGAAGCTGAAAAACTCGAACAAGAGCATAGGAGGGAAG GGACGGAAAGTAAGGGCCCTGAAGAAGTGGGTAAATCTTCAGTAAAGAAGAAATTTCCAGTGGAAGCATGCGTCTCTGAGATAACCCGGGGAATGGAAAACCTTGGCAGGAATCTCACAGCCGCAGGAGGGAAACAAGGTGAACAGCcaaaaaaagacatcaaagaGAGTAGCCTGTTCATTATCAATGTAGAGGGGCCGGCAGTAGAGAGTCTGCCCTGCTCTGTCACAGTCACAGCTGATACTGTAGATGGGACTGTTATACCACAGATAGAGGTGACCTCCCCCCAGGGCAAAACCACCCTGTTAGTAATACACACAACAgcacacacaatacatgtagatagtgcTGGTCTCCCACCAAGACCCCACACTAGTCCCCCACTAGCTGCAGGGAAGGGACAAACCAGCAGAGTTAGGAGGGTCTGGGGTGGAGAGTGGAGACCTTGGGAGTCAGGGAAACACACACTaggggtctgtatggggggtaTCAAGGACCTGGGTTCTCTCACTGTAGATGTGGGCAGTAACAACCCTGTACTGAGGTTTGGGCAGTGGGGCGGCCAGCAGGGGCAGTTTGACTTGCCCTCAGATGTAGCAGTCAGGGGGGACAGGCTGTATGTGGCTGATACTTGGAACCAGcgtgttcaggtgtttgatCTGAGTGGAAAGTTTTGTCTCTCATTTTCAACAACTGAAAATCCTCACTCTCTTGCAGTTCAGACTGATGGCACCATAGTGGTGAAATCTGGGGAGGAAGTGATGAAATATTCCCCATCAGGAGAACTGCTGCACAAATTTCCTCTGGGTGAATATTGCTCTGAGCCCTTTGGCCTGGCAGTACAGAGGGATGGGAGGGTTGTTGTAGCTGATTATAAAAAACACAGCATCTTCCTGTTTGAGGCAGCCGGGACACTGGTGAAACAGGTGGGAGGGAAgggacagggggaggggcagtttTACGGGCCACATTTTGTCTGTGTGGATAAAGACGACAACATTATTGTGGCAGATAGAGCCAACAGCCGTGTTCAGGTGTTTGACAAGGATCTGAACTTCAAACACAAGTTTGGTCAGGAGGGCAGACAGCCACAGGACATGTGGGGCCCTTTTGGGGTGTCAGCTGACAGCAAGGGGAACATAGTTCTAGCAAATGGAGGAGATAACCCtttcatgtatgtacatgtaggtggtgtacatgtaaaacatggcAGGAAGCTTCAGGTGTTCCGCCCAGACGGCACCTGGGTGTCCACCATCAGCAGTGATGGGGACAGACTACACACACCCCAGGGggtggctgtgacagaggacgGACATGTCTTTGTAGCTGATATGATGGACCACTGTGTCAGGAAatataggtacatgtaa
- the LOC136444634 gene encoding uncharacterized protein — protein MNSKLPKSFRTVILCSLANFVNQADRTIMPIALVPMSNEFDWNLQAQGWILSSFAFGYISSQVIGGSAARRWGGKWVLGFAVAVWSLATFFTPTFARTLYGLIFARICLGFAEGLGLPTIFHIFANTVPMEERSRAFGYLVASGSIGQTLASVVCPRLQWPMMFYSFGVLGFVWVATWVLCFREQSIDYDEELFLPPKILTSNLRWVEFISHWPLWAIYSAHFAMNWSNYVVLSWLPTYLQRALGANANDISFTAFPYMMNSLVGVGAGHMSDWLVSRKNWTVLSVRRLMTSIGLLGPAVFILAFSTTNNLIVALLLVSVSMGLCACNSSGHMSNHADVAPNHAGITFAVSNTMASIPGIAHGPVTATLVTATGHWYPVFMVAAGVNMVGAMVYASQSSASQVL, from the exons ATGAATTCCAAACTTCCCAAGAGTTTCCGGACGGTGATCCTGTGCTCGTTAGCGAACTTCGTTAACCAGGCGGACCGTACCATCATGCCCATCGCGCTGGTGCCGATGAGCAACGAGTTTGACTGGAACCTGCAGGCTCAGGGCTGGATCCTCAGCTCCTTCGCCTTCGGATACATCAGTAGTCAG GTTATCGGTGGAAGTGCAGCCCGACGGTGGGGAGGGAAGTGGGTTCTGGGATTCGCCGTCGCCGTGTGGTCCCTGGCGACCTTCTTCACGCCGACCTTCGCGCGGACGCTCTACGGGCTGATCTTCGCCCGGATCTGCCTGGGGTTCGCGGAGGGCCTCGGGCTGCCGACGATCTTCCACATCTTCGCGAACACGGTTCCGATGGAGGAGCGGTCGCGGGCGTTCGGCTACCTGGTGGCGTCCGGGTCCATCGGACAGACGCTCGCCTCCGTG GTGTGCCCAAGACTGCAGTGGCCCATGATGTTCTACAGTTTCGGGGTGCTGGGGTTTGTGTGGGTCGCCACGTGGGTTCTGTGCTTCAGGGAGCAGTCCATCGACTACGACGAAGAACTCTTCCTTCCGCCCAAG ATCCTGACCTCTAACCTGCGTTGGGTGGAGTTCATCTCCCATTGGCCGCTGTGGGCGATCTACTCGGCGCACTTCGCCATGAACTGGAGTAACTACGTGGTCCTGTCGTGGCTGCCGACGTACCTGCAGCGAGCGCTCGGCGCCAACGCTAACGACATCAGCTTCACCGCCTTTCCCTACATGATGAACTCTCTTGTAGGAGTTG GTGCGGGCCACATGTCGGACTGGCTGGTTTCCCGTAAGAACTGGACGGTCCTGTCCGTGCGGCGGCTCATGACGAGTATCGGGTTACTGGGGCCCGCGGTGTTCATCCTGGCCTTCAGCACGACCAACAACCTCATTGTGGCGCTGCT GCTGGTGTCGGTGTCCATGGGTCTGTGTGCGTGCAACTCCTCAGGTCACATGAGTAACCATGCCGACGTGGCACCCAACCACGCAGGGATCACCTTCGCTGTCTCCAACACTATG GCTAGCATCCCAGGCATCGCCCACGGCCCTGTCACAGCGACCCTGGTGACGGCCACAGGACACTGGTACCCGGTCTTCATGGTGGCAGCTGGAGTCAACATGGTGGGGGCGATGGTCTACGCCTCACAGAGCTCTGCTAGCCAGGTGCTCTAG
- the LOC136444980 gene encoding uncharacterized protein, with product MAQLSPLTKLYQKISDNLSDEDVKSLRTLLVPDVFGVAKVQRASALEIFKMLQADNKIGKGDLGLLVDILKSLGKGRLAEEAEQLEQQQRAEAQEPPSLQVEAAAAMPQTAPMMSEASCTLLQRNYPTIYQELDATRVLDYLHEQGVLTVEMRQEILDIPGRHHRTKRLLDLLQQMDDRAFNIFRTALGHAGYLHLMELLTGGQPQLMPPMPMAMAIYTGLQGSEHVHVSTGELPHGQLNIPNEHLLTTVYQKEQARQLKIKMRDEELKEIYRHQKKQLKIAHKTLSKKSFERKFDQLQAKVEAERAIIVGRYRGCVILFLTFESEPKFEHFWGSCTSGDLSTTLSELLLTEEMRGLEGGDQLVVKTLVLEQDVTAWRDYFKKGDQLISPQPPMDEQVEKMTSGLSSLEPYRQTGSILESPTLTSIKSSLGSIQSLDSGTGSLSILYEGDQEIVRPPMDVQVKKVTSQHIQSSLTSIPSSLGSIQSLDSGAGSLLSLSGEAPSLEPIHVVKEGEEEKAKESQQMEERPRQLTTQEARTRAVAGHVYFQPSSLSLGKFDSIFKSAGFTINVEGPAVESLPCSVTVTANKADVTGGDVAPQIEVTSPQGKTTLIQTTAHTSPPLATGKGLTSRVRRVWGGVWRPQTSGKYSLGVCMGVRKDLGSLTVDVGSNNPVLRFGQKGSQHGQFDWPTDVAVRGDRLYVADYGNQRVQVFDLSGKFCHSFSTTANPESVAVQTDSTIVVKSGKEVKKFSPSGELLHKFPLDEYCTDPYSLAVQRDGRVVVADPGKHSIFLFEADGTLVKQVGGKGQGQFDQPCFVCVDKEDNIIVADTDNHRVQVFDKNLNFKHKFGRWGRQPQDIKGPTGVSADSRGNIVLANTGVEKLQVFRLDGTWLSTISSDGDRLHTPHGVAVTEDGHVFVADPHDNCIRKYRYM from the exons ATGGCCCAACTTTCCCCTCTAACCAAGCTCTACCAGAAGATTTCTGACAACCTGTCTGATGAAGATGTCAAAAGCCTACGAACCCTACTGGTCCCTGACGTTTTTGGAGTGGCAAAAGTACAACGTGCGTCGGCccttgaaattttcaaaatgctgCAGGCAGACAATAAGATTGGCAAGGGTGACCTGGGGTTACTTGTAGACATCTTAAAAAGTTTGGGGAAAGGAAGATTGGCAGAGGAAGCTGAACAACTTGAACAACAGCAGAGGGCAGAAG CACAAGAACCACCATCACTGCAAGTAGAAGCAGCAGCAGCCATGCCACAGACAGCCCCCATGATGAGTGAGGCCAGTTGCACTCTGCTGCAGAGGAACTACCCAACCATCTACCAGGAACTGGATGCCACAAGAGTGCTGGACTATCTCCACGAGCAGGGGGTGCTCACAGTAGAGATGAGACAAGAGATCCTGGACATCCCTGGGAGACACCACAGAACCAAGAGGCTGCTGGATCTACTACAGCAGATGGATGACAGAGCTTTCAACATCTTCCGTACAGCATTGGGGCATGCtgggtacctgcatctcatggAGCTGCTCACAGGGGGGCAGCCACAACTCATGCCAC CAATGCCCATGGCAATGGCTATCTACACTGGTCTCCAAGGTAGTGAACATGTTCATGTGTCCACTGGAGAACTGCCCCATGGCCAATTAAATATTCCAAATGAACATCTTTTGACCACAGTATATCAAAAAGAGCAGGCTCGCCAACTGAAGATTAAAATGAGGGATGAAGAGCTGAAGGAAATCTACAGGCATCAAAAAAAGCAACTGAAAATAGCACACAAAACACTGTCCAAAAAAAGCTTTGAGAGAAAGTTTGACCAGCTTCAGGCCAAAGTTGAAGCTGAGCGAGCCATTATTGTGGGTAGGTACAGGGGGTGTGTAATTCTGTTTCTGACATTTGAATCTGAGCCCAAATTTGAGCATTTCTGGGGTTCCTGCACGAGCGGGGATCTCTCCACCACCCTGTCTGAGCTGCTGCTGACTGAGGAGATGCGGGGCCTGGAGGGAGGAGACCAGCTGGTGGTGAAGACTCTGGTGCTGGAGCAGGACGTCACGGCGTGGAGGGACTACTTCAAGAAAG GTGATCAGCTGATTTCACCCCAACCTCCGATGGATGAGCAGGTGGAAAAAATGACATCTGGACTATCATCACTGGAACCTTACAGACAAACAGGGAGCATCCTGGAGTCACCAACACTAACAAGCATTAAATCATCGTTAGGAAGCATTCAATCACTTGATTCAGGAACTGGGAGCCTATCAATCTTGTATGAAG GAGATCAGGAAATTGTACGTCCTCCAATGGATGTGCAGGTGAAAAAGGTGACATCACAACACATCCAGTCATCACTAACAAGCATTCCATCATCATTAGGAAGCATTCAATCACTTGATTCAGGAGCTGGGAGCCTCTTAAGCTTATCTGGAG AGGCACCGTCATTGGAACCAATTCATGTAGTAAAGGAGGGAGAGGAGGAAAAGGCCAAGGAAAG TCAGCAGATGGAGGAAAGACCTCGACAGCTCACCACACAGGAGGCACGCACCAGGGCTGTGGCAGGACATGTGTATTTCCAACCCTCCAGTTTGTCCCTGGGAAAATTTGATTCTATATTTAAGTCAGCTGGGTTCACTATTAATGTAGAAGGTCCAGCAGTGGAGAGTCTGCCCTGCTCTGTCACAGTCACAGCCAACAAGGCAGATGTTACAGGTGGGGATGTTGCACCACAGATAGAGGTGACCTCCCCCCAGGGCAAAACCACCCTGATACAGACTACAGCACACACTAGTCCCCCACTCGCTACAGGGAAGGGACTAACCAGCAGAGTTAGGAGGGTCTGGGGTGGAGTATGGAGACCTCAGACTTCAGGGAAATACTCACtgggggtctgtatgggggttaGGAAGGATCTGGGTTCTCTCACTGTAGATGTGGGCAGTAACAACCCTGTACTGAGGTTTGGGCAGAAGGGCAGCCAACATGGGCAGTTTGACTGGCCTACGGATGTAGCAGTCAGGGGGGACAGGCTATATGTGGCTGACTATGGCAACCAGcgtgttcaggtgtttgatCTGAGTGGGAAGTTTTGTCATTCATTTTCAACAACTGCAAATCCAGAATCAGTTGCAGTTCAGACTGATAGCACCATAGTGGTGAAATCTGGGAAGGAAGTGAAGAAATTTTCCCCATCAGGAGAACTGCTGCACAAATTTCCTCTGGATGAATATTGCACAGACCCCTATAGCCTGGCAGTACAGAGGGATGGGAGGGTTGTTGTAGCTGATCCAGGCAAACATAGCATCTTCCTGTTTGAGGCAGACGGGACACTGGTGAAACAGGTGGGAGGGAAGGGACAGGGGCAGTTTGACCAGCCATGTTTTGTCTGTGTGGATAAAGAAGACAACATCATTGTGGCAGATACAGATAACCACCGTGTTCAGGTGTTTGACAAGAACCTGAACTTCAAACACAAGTTTGGTCGGTGGGGCAGACAGCCACAGGACATAAAGGGCCCTACAGGGGTGTCAGCTGACAGCAGGGGGAACATAGTTCTGGCAAACACTGGGGTTGAGAAGCTTCAGGTGTTCCGTCTAGACGGCACCTGGTTGTCCACCATCAGCAGTGATGGGGACAGACTGCACACACCCCACGGggtggctgtgacagaggatggACATGTGTTTGTAGCTGATCCTCATGATAACTGTATCAGgaagtacagatacatgtaa